A stretch of Chiloscyllium punctatum isolate Juve2018m chromosome 6, sChiPun1.3, whole genome shotgun sequence DNA encodes these proteins:
- the LOC140478792 gene encoding uncharacterized protein, with protein sequence MAGRPPSHRRKQGADAKPLMPQEGAVLPPTKAASPSSSGSRSQGGRAKGGSPSSAKPSNTGRSPNSTANTRNIETQRSTKSATRGAESSGNGASRSTLVNGKANSGSQALGKERPSKNQVDQKGQGSISAHPERSSKQRVEEIEKATRGQRENPAWFEQRRNRITASVAHKISHSKFANGKSTEVPRSYVKSIVGQGSTVMTPAMKWGIQNEPAAIKKYEKLKSEDIGRQVTVKSCGLFVDPGKNWLAASPDGVVVDKATGDTIGLVEVKCPYKHKNHTINKACEDKTFCLEQNKGELQLKKNHPYYTQIQCQLAVAGVDKADLAIYTDRDVAIVPVKPDKQFWKSTENKLEDFYTRAVLPELQKNNVVLANEE encoded by the coding sequence ATGGCAGGAAGACCACCTAGTCATCGGAGAAAGCAGGGGGCTGATGCAAAACCACTAATGCCTCAAGAGGGAGCTGTGCTTCCACCTACTAAAGCAGCCAGTCCAAGCAGTTCAGGATCTAGAAGCCAAGGAGGTAGAGCAAAGGGTGGGAGCCCTAGCTCAGCCAAGCCCTCAAACACTGGAAGATCTCCAAACTCAACTGCTAACACCAGAAACATTGAAACACAGAGATCCACCAAGTCAGCTACcagaggagcagaaagcagtggAAATGGTGCCTCACGAAGCACATTGGTTAATGGTAAAGCCAACTCTGGATCCCAGGCATTGGGAAAAGAGAGACCATCTAAAAATCAGGTTGACCAAAAAGGTCAAGGCAGCATTTCTGCACACCCAGAGAGGAGCAGTAAGCAGAGAGTAGAAGAGATTGAGAAAGCCACACGGGGTCAAAGGGAAAACCCAGCCTGGTTCGAGCAGCGCAGAAACCGAATCACTGCCTCAGTAGCGCATAAGATTTCCCACAGCAAGTTTGCAAACGGTAAAAGTACAGAGGTCCCTCGGTCCTATGTGAAGTCCATTGTGGGCCAGGGCTCAACTGTTATGACTCCTGCAATGAAATGGGGTATCCAGAATGAGCCTGCTGCCATCAAAAAATATGAGAAGCTGAAGTCTGAGGACATTGGGCGCCAAGTAACTGTCAAGTCATGTGGGCTGTTCGTTGACCCAGGGAAGAACTGGTTGGCAGCAAGTCCTGATGGAGTCGTGGTTGACAAGGCAACAGGGGATACTATTGGCCTGGTGGAAGTCAAATGCCCCTACAAACACAAGAATCACACCATCAACAAAGCTTGTGAAGACAAAACATTCTGCTTGGAACAGAACAAAGGTGAACTTCAACTGAAAAAGAATCATCCCTATTATACCCAGATTCAGTGCCAGTTGGCAGTTGCAGGCGTTGACAAGGCTGACCTTGCAATCTACACTGACCGcgatgttgccattgtaccagtGAAACCTGATAAACAGTTCTGGAAAAGTACTGAAAATAAACTGGAAGATTTCTACACCAGAGCAGTCTTACCAGAATTACAGAAAAATAATGTGGTGTTGGCGAATGAAGAGTAG